A single Bufo bufo chromosome 6, aBufBuf1.1, whole genome shotgun sequence DNA region contains:
- the LOC121005011 gene encoding nuclear factor 7, brain-like has product MEFIRYRTAMASVDLKEELTCPICLNLFTDPATLKCGHNYCQECIEAVLDTQERSAAFTCPQCRTEFQERPVLQRNTTLCNIAEHVLSQEEQEEGEVFCTYCVHTPVLATKTCLLCEASLCDLHLTVHSKSPEHALIQPTKSFKNSKCSLHKKVLLYYCAEDAECLCVSCCLGEKHRGHKVELLNEAFKQEKEKLRIIRDCIFEESKKIEERVRCLQDHLRNISEKAASILVRIGIQFRDFRTKLDNLETQVVNEIFKQQEQVSLTVSDLIQQLESKQDSLSRNICTIKELCEMTYPLLYLQADREDFAHVVDDDRNLKTIEPDDLAEDVISQTLISGMLNIMSSLQKGYYVQEASGILLDENTASNDVHISDDLKMASWKSGTLGRPETPDRFEKDIVLGKEGFSDGRLYWDVEVSKEGGWRVGMTYASIGRKGNDSLIGNNNKSWGLRRFENQYSVRHDRKEIPLVYRPTCYKVRIYLDYMAGQLSFYELDDSMRHLYTYNATFTEALYPVIVVWSNAWGRVLS; this is encoded by the exons ATGGAGTTTATCCGCTACCGTACAGCAATGGCTTCTGTTGATCTGAAAGAAGAACTGACCTGTCCTATCTGCCTAAACCTCTTCACTGATCCTGCAACACTGAAATGTGGACACAACTACTGCCAGGAATGTATTGAGGCTGTGCTAGATACACAAGAGAGATCTGCAGCCTTTACctgtcctcaatgcagaactgagTTTCAGGAACGCCCTGTGCTGCAGAGGAACACCACGCTGTGTAACATAGcagagcatgtcctttctcaggaggaacaggaagagggTGAGGTATTTTGTACCTACTGTGTTCACACTCCTGTGCTTGCTACTAAAACATGCCTATTGTGTGAAGCTTCGCTGTGTGACCTTCACCTGACCGTACACAGCAAGTCCCCAGAACATGCCTTAATCCAACCAACAAAGTCCTTCAAGAACAGTAAATGTTCTCTGCACAAGAAGGTCCTCCTGTATTACTGCGCTGAGGATGCTGAGTGTTTGTGTGTTTCTTGTTGCCTGGGCGAGAAGCACAGAGGACACAAAGTTGAATTATTGAATGAAGCCTTTAAAcaggaaaaagaaaaactaaGGATTATTCGGGACTGTATCTTTGAAGAAAGTAAAAAGATTGAAGAGCGAGTCCGGTGTCTCCAGGATCATCTAAGGAACATCTCCGAAAAAGCAGCCAGTATTCTAGTGAGAATCGGCATCCAGTTTAGAGACTTTAGGACGAAGCTAGATAACTTGGAGACTCAGGTTGTgaacgagatcttcaagcaacaaGAACAGGTGTCACTAACGGTCTCTGATCTAATCCAACAGCTGGAATCAAAGCAGGACAGTCTGTCCAGGAATATATGTACGATCAAGGAGCTATGTGAGATGACTTATCCCTTACTCTACCTACAAGCAGACAGAGAGGACTTTGCTCATGTGGTGGATGATGACAGGAACCTCAAAACAATTGAACCTGATGATCTGGCTGAAGATGTGATCAGCCAGACCCTGATCTCTGGTATGCTGAACATCATGTCAAGCCTACAGAAGGGCTACTATGTGCAGGAGGCTTCTGGCATATTGCTGGATGAGAACACCGCTTCTAATGATGTACATATCTCAGATGACCTGAAAATGGCTTCCTGGAAAAGTGGAACTCTGGGTCGTCCAGAAACACCTGATAGATTTGAGAAAGATATAGTTTTGGGCAAGGAGGGCTTCTCTGATGGAAGACTTTACTGGGATGTAGAAGTAAGTAAGGAGGGAGGATGGAGAGTGGGAATGACCTATGCAAGTATAGGAAGAAAAGGAAATGATTCCCTAATTGGAAATAATAATAAGTCGTGGGGTCTGCGTAGGTTTGAGAATCAGTAttcagtaag acatgaCCGGAAAGAAATCCCATTAGTATACCGACCTACCTGCTATAAAGtgaggatctatctggattatatgGCTGGACAGCTGTCTTTCTATGAGCTGGACGACTCGATGAGACACTTATATACTTACAATGCCACCTTCACCGAGGCTCTGTACCCAGTGATCGTTGTGTGGTCTAATGCTTGGGGGAGGGTCTTAAGTTAG
- the LOC121005022 gene encoding LOW QUALITY PROTEIN: E3 ubiquitin/ISG15 ligase TRIM25-like (The sequence of the model RefSeq protein was modified relative to this genomic sequence to represent the inferred CDS: deleted 1 base in 1 codon), which translates to MAFAALKEELTCSICLNIYADPVLLRCGHNFCRFCIDRALDSQEAFGLYSCPDCRREFPERPALQSNLKLRNIAEYFNSTQPAQTETEVFCSNCLDAPVPAVIYCLHCEVSLCDNHLRVHSKSQEHVLMEPCSSLRVQKCLSHHKALTYYCCDENICICVSCLLNEKHREHQVIGINEAFRKKMDKLRSVMAKEALMTEDVEEKIQNLQTHKKNTSAKTARLTQHVNVTFKKIKRQLDDLAKRVLCEIARREEQTSLSISDLIQQLDLKKDELSRKMRHMEKLCNMTDPLSFLQDQKADVNYFFDPELKELCERVVKMTNAVNDSEESDLRMVQVGLSGIMGDVGITKDLLTKEATEMLLDVNTSANYDVGIKKYLTSKEATEILLDINTAANNVCLSGDLKTVSCAEVHQNRPETTQRFEECKVLSTRSFTSGQHYWDLDTCKSGHWRVGVAYASMERRGPFSLIGKNEKSLGLRRSSDSYFLRFNDREIRIYNKPVCDKIRVYLDYDAGQLSFYQLSDPIAHIHTVTTTFTQPLHAAFAVYDDGWITLRN; encoded by the exons ATGGCGTTTGCAGCCCTGAAAGAAGAGCTGACTTGCTCCATCTGCTTGAATATCTATGCAGATCCCGTATTGCTGAGATGTGGGCACAACTTTTGCCGCTTCTGCATTGATCGTGCGCTGGATTCACAGGAGGCGTTTGGACTCTATAGCTGTCCTGACTGCAGAAGAGAATTCCCGGAGCGTCCTGCATTGCAAAGCAACCTCAAACTACGCAACATAGCAGAATATTTCAATTCTACTCAACCAGCGCAAACAGAGACGGAGGTATTCTGCTCCAACTGTTTAGACGCTCCTGTGCCCGCTGTAATATACTGTCTGCACTGTGAGGTTTCGCTGTGTGATAACCATCTGAGAGTCCACAGCAAGTCTCAAGAACATGTCTTAATGGAGCCCTGTAGTTCCCTGAGGGTGCAGAAATGTCTGTCTCACCACAAAGCCCTCACGTACTATTGTTGTGATGAAAACATCTGCATCTGCGTATCATGTTTGCTGAATGAAAAACACCGGGAACATCAGGTGATCGGTATAAATGAAGCATTTAGGAAGAAAATGGACAAACTGAGAAGTGTAATGGCAAAGGAGGCCTTAATGACAGAAGATGTTGAGGAAAAAATCCAAAATCTTCAGACGCACAAAAAGAACACATCGGCAAAGACTGCACGCTTAACACAGCACGTTAATGTCACCTTTAAGAAAATCAAAAGGCAGTTGGATGACCTAGCAAAGAGAGTCCTGTGTGAGATCGCAAGACGCGAAGAGCAGACCTCACTGTCCATCTCTGATCTGATCCAGCAACTGGACTTGAAGAAGGATGAACTGTCCAGGAAGATGCGTCACATGGAGAAACTGTGTAACATGACCGATCCGCTAAGTTTCCTACAGGATCAAAAAGCTGATGTCAATTACTTCTTTGACCCAGAGTTGAAAGAGCTGTGTGAGAGAGTTGTTAAAATGACCAATGCTGTTAATGACTCGGAAGAGAGTGATCTCAGA ATGGTACAGGTGGGTTTGTCTGGAATTATGGGCGATGtcggtataacaaaagatcttctGACCAAAGAAGCTACTGAGATGTTATTAGACGTCAACACCTCTGCCAACTATGATGTTGGCATAAAAAAATATCTTACGTCGAAAGAAGCTACTGAGATATTATTGGACATCAACACCGCTGCCAACAACGTCTGCCTGTCTGGTGACTTAAAAACTGTATCTTGTGCAGAAGTACACCAGAATCGCCCAGAAACAACCCAAAGATTTGAAGAATGCAAAGTATTAAGTACTAGGAGTTTTACATCAGGTCAACATTACTGGGATCTGGATACCTGCAAATCAGGGCATTGGCGAGTGGGCGTGGCCTATGCGAGCATGGAAAGAAGGGGACCTTTCTCTTTAATTGGGAAGAATGAGAAGTCCCTGGGTCTACGAAGGTCTAGTGACAGCTACTTTCTAAGATTTAACGATAGAGAAATCAGGATATATAACAAACCTGTGTGTGACAAAATCAGAGTATATCTTGATTATGATGCTGGGCAGTTGTCCTTTTATCAGCTGAGCGACCCCATtgctcacatacacacggtcactacCACCTTCACTCAGCCCCTTCATGCTGCGTTTGCAGTTTATGATGATGGGTGGATCACATTAAGAAACTAA